A region of Candidatus Poribacteria bacterium DNA encodes the following proteins:
- a CDS encoding DUF4956 domain-containing protein, with product MFDFLVLISLETLWTNTFKLLCAFALGVFIVNIYQLTHTKTPQQSFTDTLIILCILISVVMVVIGDSITLAFSLVGALSIIRFRTAIQDPRDIGFVCYALVVGMAVGVGNVSVAILATFLIGIIILGIYNWHQQFGNNNEFRLEFCFSPDQNPEAAYRSVFDRHLVDECLLEKRIKKLQLVELTFRVKLVNPEKWLTFFTELSSTENITDVKMDKV from the coding sequence TTGTTTGACTTTTTAGTCCTGATATCGCTTGAAACACTCTGGACTAATACTTTTAAATTGTTGTGTGCGTTTGCTCTGGGTGTTTTCATTGTTAATATCTACCAGTTAACTCACACCAAGACCCCGCAACAATCCTTTACTGACACACTCATCATTCTGTGCATACTGATTTCAGTAGTAATGGTAGTCATCGGTGATAGCATTACGCTTGCGTTTAGTTTAGTCGGTGCCCTGTCTATCATTCGATTTCGGACCGCTATCCAGGACCCGCGCGATATCGGTTTTGTTTGCTATGCGTTAGTTGTCGGTATGGCAGTCGGGGTGGGAAATGTGTCTGTCGCGATTTTAGCTACCTTTCTTATCGGTATCATTATCCTTGGTATTTACAATTGGCATCAGCAATTTGGGAACAATAACGAATTTCGTCTGGAATTCTGTTTTTCACCTGACCAGAACCCGGAAGCCGCTTATCGCTCTGTTTTCGATAGGCACTTAGTTGACGAGTGCTTACTTGAAAAACGGATAAAAAAATTGCAACTGGTTGAACTGACATTTCGCGTTAAATTGGTGAACCCAGAGAAATGGCTTACTTTTTTTACTGAACTATCG